The following are encoded in a window of Alosa sapidissima isolate fAloSap1 chromosome 10, fAloSap1.pri, whole genome shotgun sequence genomic DNA:
- the LOC121720563 gene encoding uncharacterized protein LOC121720563, whose protein sequence is MKQWFDMKQWFDKKKSQKKSLVRIPDIIVADWVRARRPHRENKMASIWSSPQQVARRLGPASYLLDDDTRWHLGKISFFKTFLLYDISLLSAAPVTLPLSCEGKVQQDGLFGFELPLLVTDLLKDPSCEVQLIIENIVRAIYEKGGVPGRVSSPVLRATMHSFTLSSCPSSVLLDVDCEAKLSRKLQCFCTYSTRTIPNITSFATSLTTALQTNKTSSDDPVATGPMIAIGIAIGIAIGIAIAGFLIISALAVLYRKKIIALYRVFMEWKNRSTSARSSTEDLSDYPLSQKKSLLTSERNGCVLLSVISSLHATPLASSCKAAVQPDGSFVFQLGLDSTTLSDCEPQIIVGEKKNVCAVYEGGKVPASWLPPVLGATMFNFTSSSCRDVKIGLDCPHLFPRKYLPCSCDSSSSMAQTSSSTARPLASVSNSAETLHDKSPFPVGAVIGCSVFVVIITLAFIVFRCRKRINKEPTKASTSASNSNEDLVGPLNP, encoded by the exons ATGAAACAGTGGTTTGACATGAAACAGTGGTTTGACAAGAAAAAGAGTCAGAAAAAGAGTCTGGTCAGGATACCAGATATCATTGTGGCAGACTGGGTGAGAGCTCGCCGACCGCACAGGGAGAACAAGATGGCCTCAATTTGGTCCAGTCCACAGCAAGTGGCCCGCCGACTGGGACCAGCCTCATACCTCCTTGATGATGATACCCGCTGGCATCTTGGaaaaatcagctttttcaaaa cgtTCTTGCTGTATGACATCAGTCTGCTCTCTGCGGCTCCTGTGACACTCCCACTTTCATGTGAGGGAAAGGTGCAACAAGACGGTTTGTTTGGATTTGAACTGCCACTCCTTGTGACTGACCTTTTGAAGGATCCATCCTGTGAAGTACAGCTGATTATAGAG AACATTGTAAGGGCTATATATGAGAAGGGGGGTGTGCCTGGCCGTGTATCATCTCCAGTCCTGAGAGCCACAATGCACAGTTTCACTCTGAGCAGCTGCCCAAGCTCAGTCCTACTGGATGTAGACTGCGAG GCTAAACTCTCAAGAAAACTACAATGCTTTT GTACCTATTCTACCAGGACCATCCCAAACATCACCTCTTTTGCCACATCACTAACTACAGCACTGCAGA CAAACAAGACCTCCAGCGATGACCCTGTTGCTACTGGTCCTATGATTGCCATTGGTATTGCCATTGGTATTGCCATTGGTATTGCCATTGCTGGTTTCCTCATCATCAGTGCTTTAGCGGTCCTATATAG GAAGAAGATTATCGCCCTTTACCGCGTCTTTATGGAATGGAAGAACAGAAGCACATCAGCGAGAAGCTCCACTGAAGATCTTTCTG aCTATCCACTTTCTCAAAAGAAATCGCTCTTGACGTCAGAGAGAAATGGTTGTG tcCTGCTGTCTGTCATCAGCAGTCTTCACGCCACTCCTCTAGCATCATCCTGTAAGGCGGCAGTGCAGCCTGATGGCTCGTTTGTCTTTCAGTTGGGGTTAGACTCAACTACACTCTCTGACTGTGAACCTCAAATCATTGTTGGg gaaaagaaaaatgtgtgtgctgtgtatgaagGAGGGAAAGTGCCAGCTTCCTGGCTGCCACCAGTCCTTGGGGCCACAATGTTCAACTTCACTTCGAGCAGCTGCCGAGATGTTAAGATTGGCTTGGACTGTCCACACTTATTT CCCCGTAAATACCTGCCTTGCTCCT GTGACTCCTCCAGTAGCATGGCCCAGACATCAAGCTCCACAGCCAGGCCACTTGCCTCTGTGTCAAACT CGGCCGAGACCCTCCATGACAAGTCCCCTTTTCCAGTGGGTGCTGTTATCGGGTGCAGTGTTTTTGTAGTGATCATAACTCTTGCCTTCATTGTCTTCAGATGCAG GAAGAGGATTAACAAAGAGCCCACAAAAGCCAGCACATCTGCATCAAACTCCAACGAAGACCTTGTTGGTCCTTTGAATCCATAG